A single window of Pieris napi chromosome 8, ilPieNapi1.2, whole genome shotgun sequence DNA harbors:
- the LOC125051725 gene encoding U8-agatoxin-Ao1a-like isoform X3: protein MPRTGAILLVLTATMLAQHCANSSYIDPGDDDIEVSGPDYGDDPNDLQVIQDVGKRSSLIYVFRRACIRRGGNCDHRPGDCCHSSSCRCNLWGSNCRCQRMGLFQKWG, encoded by the exons ATGCCGCGCACCGGCGCCATACTGCTGGTGCTAACGGCGACGATGCTGGCCCAGCATTGCGCTAATTCATCATACATTGATCCtg gTGACGATGACATCGAAGTGAGCGGCCCGGATTATGGAGACGACCCTAACGACCTGCAAGTAATTCAAGATGTTGGCAA ACGTTCGTCGCTGATCTACGTTTTCAGGCGTGCGTGTATCCGTCGCGGTGGGAACTGCGACCATCGACCTGGTGACTGCTGCCACTCTTCCTCCTGTCGCTGCAATCTGTGGGGCTCCAACTGCCGCTGTCAGCGTATGGGCCTCTTCCAGAAGTGGGGCTAG